The Bacteroidota bacterium genome includes a window with the following:
- a CDS encoding tail fiber domain-containing protein: MGIVNTNAIKGKLILGIFTDTVAANLDCCLKNYDGALIKTTSPINGIWYRNLALYQWIQVGSGGGGSGWNLTGNAGTTAGTNFLGTTDNVSLVFKANNIEAGKIDLPLSNTSFGYQSMGNTSTGNQNTAFGYQSLNSVITGASNTAVGYTAMATNNGSSNTALGMLTMNNNQTGSNNIALGYRAGYFTSNQSNRLFIGSMGLTSNVGQDTTMHIIYGAQDATAGSQRLYLNSQVYLPYLNSGVGTKAVRINPGTGLLTYADTTTGGGGGSIGGSISTNQVAYGSGSNTITGLAVNATGTQKFLAQTSSGAPVWAVPSGSLATFFNVIPYGAVGDSTTNETTAFQDAIDAAHVNGGTVYAPAGQYSFNTLTFYSNVKIMGDGNGTRFYSRAAEPMFQSVNTSFNTYTEINYCTLSDIYLDGRGIGTIGVNLQNAALLNFQNMQVYRFDTACKIRGIIIANFDNFDAEQGLVGIDVDKGPPSFNLPTNIINITRSRFTYLTQWAVHFTNGSGLSISGLTDFEANGTSSDSTTGCVKMAYPYITNDEGLGLSLKGNWFENNSGVTVDIEDGGVYKAKHIIEDNTFIVVGAGNNHTIKTHIVGGFAGTVEVYLARNHFENTDSYTIDGIGSGSGNLVKVYYYDIIDPSITTSFTSSSQLLSTTVPGGSTTELQYNNAGVLSGITGATTSNGINVTLTSPTIATALTGSYLTASELLGTDASKNIVSLPVASYPSLTELTYVKGVTSALQPQIDARATSLNPTFTGTVTGPISNWSGLLSANAKAVVTGATLGGASFTDNFLNVTGTFPATSGAGVVAGVYESFTTAGSSGAQLIGSYINLAAGHTGTGPSNCMVGDNAVAGTGTALNLNATSTSPAGNNGFVGYARATTTGSNIGGFAEASAGNINIGYLGKATTNKNSATNIGIAAFALNTGSSPIQVGAYFGLQNATPTFASAALMADNGSQTSDIFVARDNGTATFTIADGGGVTTTSLAGSGSRAVLADANGLLSAPVSDIRAKWRVNDLDYGINTIMKLHPVSFYYKKGWQNYGKQRQVGFIAQEIENVMPNSVFTTPKTGLKGYNEIDIVPILTKAMQEQQLEIQELKKQVNELRLLINK; encoded by the coding sequence ATGGGGATAGTAAATACCAATGCAATAAAAGGTAAACTTATATTAGGTATATTCACTGATACTGTAGCCGCAAACTTGGACTGCTGTTTAAAAAATTATGATGGGGCTTTAATAAAAACTACTTCCCCAATAAACGGTATTTGGTACAGAAATTTAGCATTATACCAATGGATTCAGGTAGGTTCAGGTGGTGGAGGTTCAGGATGGAACTTAACAGGTAACGCAGGTACTACAGCCGGAACCAATTTTTTGGGAACAACCGATAATGTGTCTTTAGTGTTTAAGGCAAATAATATAGAAGCTGGTAAGATAGACCTACCTCTAAGTAATACAAGTTTTGGGTATCAATCAATGGGTAACACTTCTACTGGTAATCAAAATACAGCATTCGGGTATCAGTCTTTAAATAGTGTAATTACAGGCGCATCAAATACAGCAGTTGGTTATACAGCTATGGCTACTAATAATGGAAGCAGTAATACCGCTTTAGGTATGCTTACCATGAATAATAATCAGACAGGTAGTAATAATATTGCATTAGGGTATAGAGCAGGGTATTTTACATCAAATCAATCTAATAGACTTTTTATTGGCTCAATGGGGTTGACATCAAATGTTGGGCAAGATACTACAATGCACATAATATATGGCGCACAAGATGCCACAGCAGGTAGCCAAAGGCTTTACCTTAACTCACAAGTATATTTACCTTATCTTAATTCAGGAGTAGGAACTAAAGCAGTAAGGATAAACCCCGGAACAGGATTATTGACTTATGCTGATACAACTACTGGTGGTGGTGGAGGCTCAATCGGTGGCTCAATATCAACTAATCAAGTGGCTTATGGTAGTGGAAGTAATACTATAACAGGGCTTGCAGTAAACGCTACAGGAACTCAAAAATTCTTAGCACAAACTTCAAGTGGTGCGCCTGTTTGGGCAGTACCATCAGGTAGTTTAGCTACGTTCTTTAATGTAATTCCTTATGGAGCTGTGGGTGATAGCACCACAAACGAAACAACTGCTTTTCAGGATGCCATTGATGCAGCCCACGTTAACGGTGGTACTGTTTATGCACCGGCAGGGCAATACTCTTTTAACACACTAACGTTTTATAGTAATGTTAAGATAATGGGAGACGGTAACGGCACAAGATTTTATTCAAGAGCAGCAGAACCAATGTTTCAATCCGTAAATACAAGTTTTAATACTTATACAGAAATTAATTATTGTACTTTATCAGATATATATTTAGACGGGCGTGGTATAGGTACTATCGGTGTTAACTTACAAAATGCAGCCCTGTTAAATTTTCAAAATATGCAGGTGTACAGGTTTGATACCGCATGTAAAATACGTGGGATTATAATTGCAAACTTCGACAACTTTGATGCCGAACAAGGGCTTGTTGGTATAGATGTTGACAAAGGGCCACCATCGTTTAACCTACCTACAAATATCATAAACATAACAAGGAGCAGGTTTACTTATTTAACTCAATGGGCAGTTCATTTTACAAATGGATCAGGACTTAGCATTAGTGGATTAACAGATTTTGAGGCTAACGGTACATCTTCAGATTCCACTACAGGTTGTGTTAAAATGGCTTACCCTTATATAACAAATGATGAAGGACTTGGTCTTAGTTTAAAAGGTAATTGGTTTGAAAACAATAGCGGCGTAACTGTAGATATTGAAGATGGAGGTGTTTACAAAGCTAAACATATTATAGAGGATAATACATTTATTGTTGTAGGTGCTGGTAATAATCATACAATAAAAACACATATTGTGGGTGGATTTGCCGGAACTGTAGAAGTCTATTTAGCACGAAATCATTTTGAAAATACTGATAGCTATACAATTGATGGGATTGGTTCCGGTTCTGGTAATCTTGTTAAGGTTTATTATTACGATATAATAGACCCGTCTATCACAACAAGTTTTACATCAAGTTCTCAACTACTATCCACGACAGTACCGGGCGGCTCAACAACAGAACTGCAATATAATAATGCAGGGGTACTTTCAGGTATCACAGGAGCAACAACATCAAATGGAATTAATGTAACGCTAACAAGCCCAACAATAGCAACAGCATTAACGGGAAGTTATTTAACTGCATCAGAACTTTTAGGAACAGACGCAAGTAAAAATATAGTTTCTTTACCTGTTGCTTCTTATCCATCATTAACAGAGTTAACCTATGTAAAAGGTGTAACAAGCGCATTACAACCACAGATAGATGCAAGGGCTACTTCACTTAATCCTACGTTCACAGGAACAGTTACAGGCCCGATAAGTAATTGGAGTGGACTATTAAGCGCAAACGCAAAGGCTGTGGTTACAGGCGCAACATTAGGAGGGGCGTCATTTACCGATAACTTTTTAAATGTAACAGGTACATTTCCTGCCACAAGTGGAGCAGGTGTAGTAGCAGGTGTTTACGAATCATTTACAACAGCAGGAAGTTCAGGAGCGCAGCTTATTGGAAGCTATATAAATTTAGCAGCAGGTCATACAGGTACAGGCCCGTCAAATTGCATGGTTGGAGATAACGCAGTAGCAGGTACAGGAACAGCCTTAAATCTTAACGCAACATCAACTTCACCAGCAGGGAATAACGGATTTGTAGGTTATGCAAGAGCAACTACAACAGGCAGTAATATTGGAGGTTTTGCTGAAGCAAGTGCAGGAAATATAAATATTGGTTATTTAGGTAAGGCAACAACAAATAAAAATTCAGCAACAAATATTGGAATAGCTGCATTTGCACTTAATACAGGTTCTTCACCTATACAAGTAGGTGCGTATTTTGGATTACAAAACGCAACCCCAACTTTTGCAAGTGCCGCATTAATGGCAGATAACGGTTCTCAAACATCAGATATTTTTGTAGCAAGGGATAACGGTACAGCAACATTTACTATTGCAGATGGTGGTGGTGTTACGACTACCAGTTTAGCAGGTTCAGGTTCACGTGCTGTATTGGCAGATGCCAATGGATTACTAAGTGCGCCAGTTTCAGATATAAGAGCTAAATGGAGAGTCAATGATTTGGATTATGGTATAAATACCATTATGAAATTGCACCCTGTTTCATTTTATTATAAAAAAGGTTGGCAAAATTATGGTAAGCAAAGACAAGTTGGATTTATAGCACAGGAAATAGAAAATGTTATGCCTAATAGTGTTTTTACCACACCAAAAACAGGATTAAAAGGTTATAATGAGATTGACATTGTACCGATACTTACAAAAGCTATGCAGGAACAGCAGTTAGAAATTCAGGAATTGAAAAAACAGGTTAATGAATTAAGATTGTTGATAAATAAATAG